Proteins encoded together in one Streptomyces umbrinus window:
- a CDS encoding phosphotransferase family protein, producing MSTATEVTELAGRVRERLAVRHPGVPFGELRTLPGGHSGLTYSIAAGSASYVVKVVPPGQRPVGRNDVLRQAEVLRALTGSPVPVPQVFAVDEREPAWFAMEFVDGEAVEPVLDEHRLDPGLCRTRMLAVAGVLRDLHGTKTEVTSELLDPAGELERWGRTMRAVPEDLRPGAEELLSRLASMVPDGMPPTLTHGDFRLGNVLCRGERPAAVVDWEIWGLGDPRIDLGWFLLFADHRNFPQLGRQVPGLPTEEELLAAYTDGRTELPDLAWFRALARTKMAAIMGHNLRRHREGKHHDPDQERLPPTIAAMIRTALDILAQRS from the coding sequence TTGAGTACCGCGACCGAAGTGACGGAACTCGCCGGACGGGTGCGCGAGCGGCTCGCCGTCAGGCATCCGGGCGTGCCCTTCGGCGAGTTGCGCACATTGCCCGGCGGCCACTCGGGGCTCACCTACTCGATCGCGGCGGGATCGGCCTCGTACGTCGTGAAGGTTGTGCCGCCCGGGCAGCGGCCCGTCGGTCGCAACGACGTGCTCCGCCAGGCCGAGGTGCTGCGTGCCCTCACCGGATCGCCGGTCCCCGTGCCACAGGTGTTCGCCGTCGACGAGCGGGAACCGGCCTGGTTCGCCATGGAGTTCGTGGACGGCGAGGCGGTCGAGCCGGTCCTGGACGAGCACCGGCTCGACCCGGGCCTGTGCCGGACGCGGATGCTGGCCGTGGCCGGGGTGCTGAGGGATCTGCATGGCACGAAGACCGAGGTCACCTCGGAACTCCTCGATCCGGCGGGGGAGTTGGAACGGTGGGGACGCACCATGCGGGCCGTGCCGGAGGATCTCCGGCCGGGTGCGGAGGAGTTGCTGAGCCGCCTCGCCTCCATGGTCCCGGACGGCATGCCCCCCACCCTGACCCACGGTGACTTCAGGCTCGGCAACGTCCTGTGCCGGGGCGAGCGACCCGCGGCCGTCGTCGACTGGGAGATCTGGGGCCTCGGGGACCCTCGCATCGATCTCGGCTGGTTCCTTCTCTTCGCCGACCACCGGAACTTCCCTCAACTGGGCCGCCAGGTCCCGGGCCTGCCCACCGAGGAGGAGCTGCTCGCCGCCTATACGGACGGCCGCACCGAACTCCCCGACCTCGCTTGGTTCCGTGCCCTGGCCCGCACCAAGATGGCCGCGATCATGGGTCACAACCTGCGCAGACACCGCGAGGGCAAGCACCACGACCCCGACCAGGAGCGGCTGCCGCCGACCATCGCGGCGATGATCCGCACGGCGCTCGACATCCTCGCGCAACGGTCTTGA
- a CDS encoding acyl-CoA dehydrogenase family protein, with translation MSEIPEPEEFRAEARRWLAGTAEQRPARQDWDSGDDSVAVFENWTETEERAHTERIRGWERTRYDRGWGALDWPPEYGGRELPSYYEQLYRTEEAAFDVPRRTEVFPVTQQLVAPAIRIWGTDEQKARWLRPMLRTDELACQLFSETEAGSDLAAVRTRAVREGDGWLLRGHKVWTSGARVATWGVAVCRTDPDVPKHAGITVFLVRMDAPGVTVRPIRQMTGGSSFNEVYLDDVFVPDADRLGPVGQGWRVTLTVLAAERLDSGGLGLDNADRALHLACRLPRPLTGGERQQAADLFVRTLVQRLIGLRVTAAVAAGREPGAEASVGKLHATATMRATTDLVQQLLGPRLAADTGEWGTFAWTEHLLGAPGYRIAGGSDEIQRTILAERVLGLPKEPKGAVS, from the coding sequence ATGAGCGAGATCCCCGAACCCGAGGAGTTCCGTGCCGAGGCCCGGCGCTGGCTGGCAGGCACGGCGGAGCAACGCCCCGCACGCCAGGACTGGGACAGCGGTGACGACTCGGTGGCCGTCTTCGAGAACTGGACCGAGACCGAGGAACGTGCGCACACCGAGCGGATACGGGGCTGGGAGCGCACCCGGTACGACCGGGGCTGGGGCGCGCTCGACTGGCCACCGGAGTACGGAGGCCGCGAACTGCCCTCGTACTACGAGCAGTTGTACCGGACAGAGGAGGCAGCCTTCGATGTGCCCCGGCGCACCGAGGTCTTCCCGGTCACCCAGCAGCTCGTCGCCCCCGCGATCCGCATCTGGGGCACCGACGAACAGAAGGCCCGCTGGCTGCGCCCCATGCTCCGCACGGACGAGCTCGCCTGCCAGCTCTTCTCCGAGACGGAGGCAGGTTCCGACCTCGCCGCCGTCCGCACGCGAGCGGTGCGTGAAGGCGACGGCTGGCTGCTGCGTGGTCACAAGGTCTGGACTTCCGGCGCCCGCGTCGCCACCTGGGGCGTCGCCGTCTGCCGCACCGACCCGGACGTGCCCAAACATGCGGGCATCACGGTCTTCCTGGTCCGGATGGACGCGCCCGGCGTGACCGTGCGGCCCATCCGGCAGATGACCGGCGGCTCCAGCTTCAACGAGGTCTATCTCGACGACGTCTTCGTACCGGACGCCGACCGGCTCGGCCCTGTCGGCCAGGGCTGGCGGGTGACGCTCACCGTGCTCGCGGCCGAACGGCTGGACTCGGGAGGCCTCGGACTGGACAACGCCGACCGTGCCCTCCACCTCGCCTGCCGGCTGCCCCGCCCGCTCACCGGCGGTGAACGGCAGCAGGCGGCCGACCTGTTCGTCCGTACCCTCGTTCAGCGGCTCATCGGACTGCGCGTCACGGCAGCCGTGGCCGCCGGCCGTGAACCGGGCGCGGAGGCCTCCGTCGGCAAGCTCCACGCCACCGCGACCATGCGGGCCACCACCGATCTCGTACAGCAGCTCCTCGGACCGCGGCTGGCCGCCGACACGGGGGAGTGGGGCACGTTCGCCTGGACCGAGCATCTGCTGGGCGCCCCCGGTTACCGCATCGCCGGCGGCAGTGACGAGATCCAGCGCACGATCCTGGCCGAGCGGGTGCTGGGACTGCCCAAGGAGCCGAAGGGGGCGGTGAGTTGA
- a CDS encoding thiolase family protein, giving the protein MSAEEVLVCGAGITSFARTEDDGRQLAVRAVRSALADAGLPWSRVRAAYGGSDAAGNADTLVAELGLTGVPFINVRNGCATGGSALVSAVGAIRSGAADVALAVGFDKHPRGAFDPRPADWGLDEAYGRDGLMVTTQFFAMKIQRYMHDHGISARTLALVAEKAYANGVRNPHAWRRKPVEADEILASGMVNDPLTRYMFCSPGQGAVALILCNRAVADELEGIPVALRAAVVRTRRFGSFEVFSPWAPPGTPTSVSADAARLAFEEAGLGPGDIDVCQLQDTESGAEVMHMAECGFCEHGEQERLIPSGATAIGGALPVNTDGGCIANGEPIGASGLRQVHEIVQQLRGRAGERQVPGEPSTGFTHVYGAPGVSACTVLTR; this is encoded by the coding sequence ATGAGCGCCGAAGAGGTGCTGGTCTGCGGCGCCGGAATCACCTCCTTCGCCCGTACGGAGGACGACGGCAGACAGCTCGCCGTGCGCGCCGTCCGATCGGCACTCGCCGACGCCGGGCTGCCCTGGTCCCGGGTGCGGGCGGCCTACGGCGGCAGCGACGCGGCAGGCAACGCCGACACACTCGTCGCCGAACTCGGCCTGACCGGCGTGCCGTTCATCAACGTCCGCAACGGCTGCGCCACCGGCGGCAGCGCCCTGGTGTCGGCCGTGGGCGCGATCCGCTCCGGCGCGGCGGACGTCGCCCTCGCCGTCGGCTTCGACAAACACCCGCGCGGCGCCTTCGACCCGCGGCCCGCCGACTGGGGGCTCGACGAGGCATACGGGCGCGACGGGCTCATGGTCACCACCCAGTTCTTCGCCATGAAGATCCAGCGCTACATGCACGACCACGGCATCAGCGCCCGCACTCTCGCACTGGTCGCCGAGAAGGCGTACGCGAACGGGGTCCGCAACCCCCACGCGTGGCGCCGCAAGCCGGTCGAAGCGGACGAGATCCTGGCGTCCGGCATGGTCAACGACCCGCTGACCCGGTACATGTTCTGCTCGCCCGGCCAGGGCGCGGTCGCCCTGATCCTGTGCAACCGTGCGGTCGCCGACGAGCTGGAAGGCATCCCGGTCGCGCTGCGGGCCGCGGTCGTACGGACCCGGCGGTTCGGCTCCTTCGAGGTGTTCAGCCCCTGGGCGCCGCCCGGGACGCCGACCAGCGTGAGCGCGGACGCCGCCCGACTGGCCTTCGAGGAGGCCGGGCTGGGGCCGGGCGACATCGACGTGTGCCAGCTCCAGGACACCGAGAGCGGTGCCGAGGTGATGCACATGGCCGAGTGCGGATTCTGCGAGCACGGCGAGCAGGAACGGCTGATCCCCTCCGGCGCGACCGCGATCGGCGGGGCGCTACCGGTCAACACCGACGGCGGCTGTATCGCCAACGGCGAGCCCATCGGTGCCTCCGGGCTCCGCCAAGTCCACGAGATCGTCCAGCAGTTGCGCGGCAGGGCGGGTGAACGGCAGGTGCCGGGCGAACCGTCGACCGGCTTCACCCACGTCTACGGGGCACCGGGCGTCAGCGCCTGCACCGTGCTGACCCGTTGA
- a CDS encoding Zn-ribbon domain-containing OB-fold protein — translation MEGPLSTAADPGSRLRGSRCAGCAVAVYPADPACPRCGGPAEQVVLSGTGTLWTWTVQRYAPKSPPYAVPAAGFEPFAVGYVELPEGVRVLAVLDIRPEEAEIGMPLTLSVGDGVPRAVGARA, via the coding sequence GTGGAAGGGCCGCTGAGCACCGCGGCCGACCCCGGGAGCCGGCTCCGCGGCTCCCGGTGCGCCGGTTGCGCGGTGGCCGTCTACCCCGCCGACCCGGCGTGCCCGCGCTGCGGAGGACCGGCCGAGCAGGTCGTTCTCTCCGGTACGGGCACGCTGTGGACGTGGACCGTCCAGCGGTACGCGCCCAAGTCGCCGCCGTACGCCGTCCCTGCCGCCGGATTCGAGCCGTTCGCCGTGGGATATGTCGAACTTCCGGAAGGGGTACGGGTGTTGGCCGTGCTGGACATCCGGCCCGAGGAAGCGGAGATCGGCATGCCGCTGACCCTCTCGGTGGGGGACGGCGTGCCGAGGGCCGTGGGAGCCAGGGCATGA
- a CDS encoding enoyl-CoA hydratase/isomerase family protein has protein sequence MAVEDEIQFERDGHVARVWLNRPHKKNCVTVPILNRLDEIITEVDADPELRVLVLRGRGNTFCSGFDLDSLKADFIGSSTAIDVAVLSAKVCDRLYSMKTPSIAVLEGHVTAGGFELMISCDFAIAADDALIGDFHIRRALFGGAGPIYRVPRMIGVRKTKELMLTGKLLTGVEAAEFGLINSSAPADKLDATVEEFSDQLVDKSPFTMWITKMTIDRSLDADIQSLMVMEHLAVGVMLNSEDAAEGVAAFLEKREPQWKGR, from the coding sequence ATGGCAGTCGAAGACGAGATCCAGTTCGAGCGGGACGGTCACGTCGCGCGGGTCTGGCTCAACCGGCCGCACAAGAAGAACTGCGTGACCGTGCCGATCCTCAACCGTCTCGACGAGATCATCACCGAGGTCGACGCCGACCCCGAGCTGCGCGTGCTGGTGCTGCGCGGGCGGGGCAACACCTTCTGCTCCGGGTTCGACCTGGACAGCCTCAAGGCCGACTTCATCGGCAGCTCCACCGCCATCGACGTCGCCGTGCTGTCGGCGAAGGTCTGCGACCGGCTCTACTCGATGAAGACGCCGTCGATCGCGGTCCTCGAAGGCCATGTCACCGCGGGCGGCTTCGAGTTGATGATCTCCTGCGACTTCGCGATCGCCGCGGACGACGCCCTGATCGGCGACTTCCACATCCGCCGCGCGCTGTTCGGCGGGGCGGGGCCCATCTACCGGGTGCCGCGCATGATCGGCGTCCGCAAGACCAAGGAGCTCATGCTCACCGGCAAGCTGCTCACCGGGGTCGAGGCCGCGGAGTTCGGGCTCATCAACTCCTCGGCGCCGGCGGACAAGCTGGACGCCACAGTCGAGGAGTTCTCCGACCAGTTGGTCGACAAGAGCCCGTTCACCATGTGGATCACCAAGATGACCATCGACCGCAGCCTCGACGCCGACATCCAGTCGCTGATGGTCATGGAGCACCTCGCGGTCGGCGTGATGCTCAACTCCGAGGACGCGGCGGAGGGTGTGGCGGCCTTCCTGGAGAAGCGGGAACCGCAGTGGAAGGGCCGCTGA
- a CDS encoding acyl-CoA dehydrogenase family protein, whose product MNRLDVDPAVLLESEERSQLRAVLRDLFAEACGSEEVRKQVESPRGYDQALWARLAGEIGVHGLALPEEYGGGGYTFAELAVALEEAGRVLCPAPLLSTVVLAGHALLGSGDRRACERWLPGIASGAVTATVAGFVQAADVTAERGPDGWVLRGEADFVPDGEGADLLLVVARAPDGERLFACEPEPPHGKHGSTCDRAARRVLDPTRRQVLVRFRGTPAEPVGEPGQVPGIVDAVLDAGRVALAAEHVGGCAHALDATLEYVSQRTQFGRAIGSFQAIKHRLADLLVEVEGARSASAYASACLAEWTPELPVAASAAAVACTGAYRLATTEYVQLHGGIGFTWEHPAHLYVRRARADEALFGTADDHRLRLAELLGLTGTSG is encoded by the coding sequence GTGAATCGCCTCGATGTGGATCCGGCCGTGTTGCTGGAGAGCGAGGAGCGGAGTCAACTGCGGGCGGTTCTGCGGGACTTGTTCGCCGAGGCCTGTGGGTCCGAAGAAGTGCGCAAGCAAGTGGAGAGTCCGCGCGGGTACGACCAGGCGCTCTGGGCTCGGCTCGCCGGGGAGATCGGGGTGCATGGGCTTGCTCTGCCGGAGGAGTACGGCGGTGGGGGCTACACCTTCGCCGAACTCGCCGTGGCGCTGGAGGAGGCCGGGCGTGTGCTGTGTCCGGCGCCGCTGCTGTCGACCGTCGTGCTGGCAGGGCATGCCCTGCTGGGGAGTGGTGATCGGCGGGCCTGTGAGCGCTGGTTGCCCGGGATCGCCTCCGGTGCGGTCACGGCCACGGTCGCCGGGTTCGTGCAGGCCGCCGATGTGACGGCCGAACGCGGGCCCGACGGGTGGGTGTTGCGCGGGGAGGCCGACTTCGTTCCCGACGGCGAGGGTGCCGATTTGCTGCTGGTGGTGGCCCGGGCGCCGGACGGGGAGCGGCTGTTCGCCTGTGAACCGGAGCCACCGCACGGGAAGCATGGCTCGACCTGCGATCGTGCGGCCCGTCGCGTTCTCGATCCCACCCGCCGCCAGGTGCTCGTCCGCTTCCGGGGAACGCCGGCCGAACCGGTCGGTGAGCCCGGGCAGGTGCCCGGAATCGTCGACGCAGTCCTCGACGCCGGGCGGGTGGCGCTCGCCGCCGAGCACGTCGGCGGCTGCGCGCATGCCCTGGACGCCACCCTGGAGTACGTCTCGCAACGAACTCAATTCGGTCGGGCCATCGGCTCGTTCCAGGCGATCAAGCACCGACTGGCCGATCTGCTGGTCGAGGTGGAAGGGGCGCGGTCGGCGTCGGCGTACGCGAGCGCCTGTCTGGCGGAGTGGACCCCCGAGCTGCCCGTCGCCGCGAGCGCCGCGGCGGTGGCGTGCACCGGCGCGTACCGGCTCGCCACGACCGAATACGTGCAGCTCCATGGCGGTATCGGCTTCACCTGGGAACACCCGGCGCATCTGTACGTGCGCCGGGCGAGGGCCGACGAGGCGCTGTTCGGCACGGCCGACGACCACCGGCTGCGGTTGGCGGAACTGCTCGGCCTCACCGGCACTTCGGGCTGA
- a CDS encoding SDR family NAD(P)-dependent oxidoreductase, with amino-acid sequence MDDEDTPHGRFTGRAALVTGAGSGIGAAVARRLSVQGAAVFAADLDGAAAEAVAKELSGVHPVTMDVSDADQVDRAVEEVVRERGRLDVVVHAAGVDDPEAKQWIAEALLDERPPDVVTRLDGAAWRRVMRVNLDGTFHVLRAALRVMAPRRSGAIVTVGSSSAFDAPAGYPHYAASKAGAHVLSQAVAKEAIAFGVRVNTVAPGPTDTGMAARTPAALRQDLADPRVRPYATAGEIADIALFLASDEAVNLVGAVLLANGGRFTV; translated from the coding sequence ATGGACGACGAAGACACGCCACACGGACGCTTCACGGGCAGAGCCGCGCTGGTCACCGGAGCCGGCTCCGGCATCGGCGCGGCGGTCGCCCGGCGACTCTCCGTGCAAGGAGCCGCGGTCTTCGCCGCAGACCTCGACGGCGCCGCGGCCGAAGCGGTCGCCAAGGAACTGTCCGGCGTACACCCGGTGACCATGGACGTCTCGGACGCCGACCAGGTCGACCGCGCGGTCGAAGAGGTCGTACGGGAGCGCGGGCGCCTGGACGTGGTGGTGCACGCGGCCGGAGTCGACGACCCGGAGGCGAAGCAGTGGATCGCCGAGGCGCTGCTCGACGAACGGCCGCCCGATGTCGTCACCCGGCTCGACGGGGCCGCTTGGCGGCGTGTCATGCGGGTCAACCTGGACGGCACCTTCCATGTCCTGCGGGCTGCGCTGCGAGTCATGGCGCCCCGCCGGTCCGGTGCGATCGTCACCGTTGGTTCCTCCTCGGCCTTCGACGCTCCGGCCGGCTATCCGCACTACGCGGCCTCGAAGGCCGGTGCGCACGTGTTGAGTCAGGCCGTCGCCAAGGAGGCGATCGCGTTCGGCGTCCGTGTGAACACGGTGGCGCCGGGGCCCACCGACACGGGGATGGCGGCGCGAACGCCTGCCGCGTTGCGGCAGGATCTGGCCGATCCTCGGGTTCGGCCCTACGCGACGGCTGGGGAGATCGCCGACATCGCGTTGTTTCTGGCCAGTGATGAGGCGGTGAATCTCGTTGGGGCGGTTCTGCTGGCCAACGGGGGGCGGTTCACGGTGTGA
- a CDS encoding NAD(P)-dependent alcohol dehydrogenase: MRAVRMTHWGGPPVLTEVARPTPRADEVLIRVEAAGVCRSDLHVLDARPGALPYRTPFTLGHEVAGRVAELGPGATGPAVGERVAVYGPWGCGLCSRCAAGAENYCDRRADLDAVRTGTGVGLGRDGGMADFLLVPSGRLLVPVGDLPSAQAAPLSDAGLTAYHAVSGIRPALPLDGSGGGGGGGGGGASVAVIGVGGLGHLAVQILRATTSARVLAVDVREEALALADACGAHFGTLLRPDTAEVLRRQAGGIGVDAVLDFVGSHSSLELAVGALRAGGELAVVGSGGGELTVRKPGGLPPGVRISLPFWGTRPELEEVVALARKGVVRVETEEFALSSAPEAIDRLRSGQTRGRTVLVPD; encoded by the coding sequence ATGAGAGCAGTCCGGATGACGCACTGGGGCGGCCCACCGGTGCTGACCGAAGTGGCACGCCCTACACCCAGGGCGGATGAGGTCCTGATCCGCGTGGAGGCGGCGGGTGTGTGCCGCTCCGACCTCCACGTCCTGGACGCCCGACCCGGCGCCCTTCCGTACCGAACTCCGTTCACTCTCGGGCACGAGGTCGCCGGGCGGGTGGCCGAGCTCGGGCCCGGGGCCACCGGTCCGGCGGTGGGCGAGCGCGTCGCCGTCTACGGCCCCTGGGGGTGCGGGCTGTGCAGCCGCTGCGCGGCCGGCGCGGAGAACTACTGCGACCGCCGCGCGGACCTCGACGCGGTCCGGACCGGTACGGGAGTGGGGCTGGGGCGCGACGGCGGTATGGCCGACTTCCTGCTCGTACCGTCCGGGCGACTGCTGGTTCCGGTGGGCGATCTGCCCAGCGCGCAGGCGGCGCCCCTGTCGGACGCCGGGCTCACCGCGTATCACGCCGTGTCCGGGATCCGGCCGGCGCTGCCACTCGACGGCTCCGGCGGTGGCGGTGGCGGTGGCGGTGGCGGTGCGAGCGTGGCCGTCATCGGGGTCGGCGGGCTGGGGCATCTGGCGGTGCAGATCCTGCGGGCCACGACATCGGCGCGGGTCCTCGCCGTGGACGTACGCGAGGAGGCGCTCGCGCTCGCCGACGCCTGCGGCGCGCACTTCGGCACGCTGCTGCGGCCCGACACCGCGGAGGTACTCCGGCGACAGGCCGGTGGGATCGGCGTGGACGCCGTGCTCGACTTCGTCGGCAGCCACTCCAGCCTGGAACTCGCGGTCGGCGCCCTGCGGGCGGGCGGTGAGCTGGCCGTCGTCGGGAGCGGCGGCGGGGAGCTCACCGTGCGCAAGCCCGGCGGACTGCCTCCCGGGGTGCGGATCTCGCTGCCCTTCTGGGGAACGCGGCCGGAGCTCGAAGAGGTCGTCGCCCTGGCGCGCAAGGGCGTGGTCAGGGTGGAGACGGAGGAGTTCGCCCTGTCGAGCGCACCGGAGGCGATCGACAGACTGCGCTCCGGCCAGACACGGGGGCGAACCGTGCTGGTCCCCGACTGA
- a CDS encoding FAD-dependent oxidoreductase, with product MGVGTVDLLVVGGGMAGLSAAARVAAEGGSVVLVEKAERPGGSARFAGFVWTTPTFDELRRVNPDGDAELAAALVDGFADAVAWIRSLGVECRPPVPVLGFGRGHQLDTNHYLDACERLVRDRGGEVLTATSTRTLLTENGAVTGAQCVLPDGSIRRIDTTWTLLATGGFQGDPGLRTEHVHPQAADIELRANPHSQGDGLSLGLAAGAAFGKKDAGFYGHLMPAGVSLADPARFVDLALYYSEHALLFDLTGERFADETVGDHLTTMALLERPQARGLLVADARVHREWISASYVEGIPGVDKFQLCHRAGARSAVADSLEEFAWMPEEWGYPGARIRDRVEEYNATVGGGGEPAPGRLLDRQPLDEPPFYVIEAAPAITFTFGGLLIDAEARALAADGRHTVPGLLVAGADAGGLYRRAYAGGLAPALVFGLAAARTALR from the coding sequence ATGGGTGTTGGAACAGTGGATCTGCTGGTGGTGGGCGGCGGAATGGCCGGACTCTCGGCCGCCGCCCGGGTGGCCGCGGAAGGCGGCTCCGTGGTTCTCGTGGAGAAGGCGGAGCGCCCCGGCGGCTCCGCGCGCTTCGCCGGTTTCGTATGGACGACCCCCACCTTCGATGAATTGCGTCGCGTCAACCCCGACGGCGACGCGGAACTCGCCGCGGCCCTGGTGGACGGGTTCGCCGACGCGGTGGCCTGGATCCGGTCGCTCGGCGTGGAATGTCGGCCGCCGGTGCCCGTACTCGGCTTCGGCCGGGGACATCAGCTCGACACGAACCACTACCTCGACGCCTGCGAGCGGTTGGTCCGCGACCGGGGCGGCGAGGTACTGACCGCCACTTCGACGCGCACCCTGCTGACGGAGAACGGCGCGGTCACAGGTGCACAGTGCGTGCTGCCGGACGGATCGATCCGCCGGATCGACACCACCTGGACCCTGCTCGCGACCGGCGGATTCCAGGGGGATCCGGGCCTGCGCACGGAGCACGTACACCCCCAGGCCGCGGACATCGAGCTGCGGGCGAACCCGCACAGCCAAGGCGACGGACTGTCGCTCGGTCTCGCGGCGGGGGCCGCGTTCGGCAAGAAGGACGCGGGTTTCTACGGGCATCTGATGCCCGCGGGCGTCTCTCTCGCCGACCCCGCCCGATTCGTCGACCTCGCCCTCTACTACAGCGAGCACGCCCTGCTGTTCGACCTCACGGGCGAACGGTTCGCCGACGAGACCGTCGGGGATCATCTGACCACCATGGCGCTGCTGGAGAGACCGCAGGCCCGTGGGCTGCTGGTCGCCGACGCGCGCGTGCACCGGGAATGGATCTCCGCGTCGTACGTGGAGGGCATCCCCGGCGTGGACAAGTTCCAGCTCTGCCATCGCGCGGGCGCCCGCAGCGCGGTCGCCGACAGCCTGGAGGAGTTCGCGTGGATGCCCGAGGAGTGGGGCTACCCGGGCGCCAGGATCCGTGACCGGGTCGAGGAGTACAACGCCACCGTCGGCGGGGGCGGCGAGCCGGCCCCGGGGCGACTGCTCGACCGGCAACCGCTCGACGAGCCGCCGTTCTATGTGATCGAGGCCGCCCCCGCGATCACCTTCACCTTCGGCGGTCTGCTCATCGACGCCGAGGCCCGTGCCCTGGCGGCGGACGGGCGGCACACCGTGCCCGGCCTGCTCGTGGCGGGCGCGGACGCGGGCGGGCTCTACCGGCGCGCCTACGCGGGCGGCCTCGCCCCCGCGCTCGTGTTCGGCCTGGCGGCCGCGCGGACCGCGCTGCGCTAG
- a CDS encoding branched-chain amino acid ABC transporter permease: MSQFLLVLVSGVASGAVYGLMGLGLVIIYRATDVVNFAMASLATLGLYVAVSLRDQGVATVLGIVAAVTITVVAGLLVRETVIRPLGQGQLFSALVVTMGVSLVVENVASSIWGDEPKSFPNLVNGTVSWSGAALPVQSLVTIAVAAVAMAVVGYLFARTTLGSAMRAVAENADTARVVGLGAQRLARIAWALGLGLAALAACLYAPRSGLVPTALVAPLFRAFAGIFLGGLTSMYGAVVGGLTVGVLDNLAANYASASLRDTFVFSFTVLVLLIRPQGIFGTRTFQRV, translated from the coding sequence GTGAGTCAGTTTCTGCTGGTCCTGGTCAGCGGCGTGGCCAGCGGAGCCGTGTACGGCCTCATGGGACTCGGCCTGGTCATCATCTATCGCGCCACGGACGTCGTGAACTTCGCGATGGCGTCCCTGGCGACCCTGGGCCTGTACGTGGCGGTCTCGCTCCGCGACCAGGGGGTGGCGACGGTGCTCGGCATCGTCGCGGCCGTCACCATCACCGTCGTGGCGGGCCTGCTGGTGCGCGAGACCGTGATCAGGCCACTGGGCCAAGGACAGTTGTTCTCCGCGCTGGTCGTGACGATGGGCGTGTCCCTGGTGGTCGAGAACGTGGCCAGTTCGATCTGGGGCGACGAACCGAAGTCCTTCCCCAACCTGGTCAACGGCACGGTGAGCTGGTCGGGCGCGGCACTGCCGGTCCAGAGCCTGGTGACGATCGCCGTCGCCGCGGTGGCGATGGCCGTCGTGGGCTATCTGTTCGCCCGCACCACGCTCGGCTCCGCGATGCGCGCGGTGGCCGAGAACGCGGACACCGCGCGCGTCGTCGGGCTCGGGGCGCAGCGCCTGGCCCGGATCGCCTGGGCGCTCGGCCTCGGCCTCGCCGCACTCGCCGCGTGTCTGTACGCGCCGAGGTCGGGGCTGGTACCGACCGCCCTCGTCGCACCGCTGTTCCGCGCCTTCGCCGGGATCTTCCTGGGCGGCCTGACGAGCATGTACGGCGCTGTCGTCGGCGGACTCACCGTCGGCGTGCTGGACAACCTCGCGGCGAACTACGCCTCCGCGAGCCTCCGGGACACATTCGTCTTCTCGTTCACTGTTCTCGTGCTGCTGATCCGCCCTCAGGGCATCTTCGGCACCCGCACCTTCCAACGGGTCTGA